CGGCACAGTATTGGGGGAGAATGGGGGCATAATTTTCTCGACGAATCAGGCGGCCCCTGCTATTGCGGCAGAATTGGGTGTGTCGAACAACTCCTTAGTGGCCCCGCTTCAGAAAGATATTACAAAAATAAAACCGGAACCTTCCGTAAACTCCGGGACATTTATGCCCTTTCGCAGGAAGGCTCCGATCCGATAGCAACCGAAACAATCGATCGGTTGATCCACTTCTTTGGCAAAGGTCTCGGTCCTATTATCAATATTCTTGATCCTGATGCAATTGTCATTGGCGGTGGAGTTGGGAATATTGACAGACTGTACACAGACGGAGTAGAAGCAGTGAAAAAGTATGTATTCAACACCCGCATGGAAACCCTTTTCCTGAAGCCCAAACTGGGCGACAGTGCCGGAGTATTCGGTGCAGCGATGTTAGTTGAATAAATCTTTTCAACTATTTCCTCGACCCAGTACCCAGCCAATCGCTCCGCCGGCAAGTCCAAAACGAAGCACCCAAACAATAGTGTCCACGATGACAGAAAGGTAATCCATATTGGTATTGAGGGCAAAAAATTCCAGATTCATACTTAGTCCAATCAATCCTCCAATAATCGCCCCGGCTTTAAGCCCTCCCATAAATGTGCTGATGCCTGCCCATCGCATAAATATGAGTGTATAAAGTGCTGCCCATATAAGGCTTGCAACTACCAATAACAGCATGAGCGGCATTTCCCTTGCTGTAGGATTGGTACCATGCGCTTCGAAAAAACTGCCAAGCAGGGGTTCATAAAACAAATAGGCCAGAAAAAAAATCGCAACTGCTCCGGCCAGTGTTGCCAGCGAAAATTTCTTAATGTCCATAGTAGTAGTAATTAAGTGACAGATGACTCATTGTCAGCACTGTAAAACAGTACTTCTATCCTAATATAACTATTTTATCCGAAAAACAGAAGTATGTCCCCTACCTTTTCAGCAGAGTCAAATCAAACTCCAGCAACCCCTCAGCATCAAGCGTGGAGGTGAAACTGTATTTTCCATCATAAGAATAAACCCCACAACCGGCTGGAAAACCAGATACTTTTGCTTTTCGCGTTTTGGGATCAATCGCATATACCCGCCAGTCTTCGGTCAGGTAGGCAAATAAATCTGCGGTCTCAATATCTTTTACCAGGCCTGTTTTTTCCATATACTTCAACCGCTCTTCACGGGATAACCCCCATTCCAGCCGTATATCTGAAGCTACATACAACTTACCTTTACACCATCCATTGAGCGAAATACCGCCCGGGTATACTTCTGTATTAAACAGCTCTTCATAATTGCCCCATTTATATACAGAAATATCCGGATGCCCTTCTCCGGAGGATGATACAGCCAGAAATCCTTCATGCCCTACCATATCATCCACCTGCATATATGCGCCTAAATGAGGAAGCGTATCCGTAATTATGCCTCTCGTAATATTCAGGTAGTAGGCATTTGTTTCGAAATTTTCCTGATCCCAACTAGACAAAATGATGCCTTTATCATCCGTACTCCACGTAAATGTTGTGAAATACATCTCCGCAGGCAACTTCAATTCCCGTAAGATTCCAGCCCGTACCGGATCCACAAAATACAACATGGATTGTTCATCAGCTCTTACCAGGCAAGCGAGCCTGTTGCTTTTGTTTGCCCATTCGACTTTCGTTTTATAACCGTTAAAGTGAATGGTTTTCACTGTGTCCTGGGCATATATGTGCCCCATTAATAGTAGTAAAATCAGCAGTAGTTTTCTCATATCTATTCAATTAATTAACGAATTAAGGTAATGGTACCGCCACGGGATATTTGAGTACCATTATTCAGTACGGCATTCAGCGCATATACATATACGCCTTCCTGAACGGCAAGTCCCTGGTTATTATAGCCATCCCAGCCATCACTCAGACTATTTAATGTGCGAACTTTTGTACCCCATCTGTCAAAAATATTCAACTCCATGGAGACCAACCCTTCTCCAACCAGATAAAATACATCATTATTTCCATCCCCATTGGGGGTAAATGCATTTGGAATAAAAATAACACCATCCGGCACAACTTCAAAGGTTAGTGTCGCGGTATCAGGACAGGAAAATCGGGGATCATAAGCCGTAAGTTTTACTGTATAAATTCCCGGTTCTGTGTAGAGGTGAGAAGGGTTTTCAAGATTGGATATAATTCCTGACTGATCGCCAAATATCCATTCGTAAGCAACTGAATATTGGGACTGATTCACAAAACGGATCATCCCCTGTGAAAGTAATATGGGCTTGTCTGTAGGAATATTTGTCACAAAATCTGCAATTGCAGGTGCCTCTGCAGCAATGGCTACGGCCAGCGATGTTGCACAACCATTAGCATCAGTAACCACAACCGTATAATTTTGGTCGCCTGCCAGACCTGTAGCCAATGGTCCTTCCTGCGGTGGTTGTGTCTGCCATTGATACGTAAACACCGGAAATCCGCCGGAAGCATTCACCAGGGCACTGCCATTGGCTTCCAGACAATACGCAGCTTCCGTTTCGACAACTTCAACCTCAATCGGGTCAGGCTGACCAACGATCGCAGAAACAACCGCCTCACAACCATTGGTATCCCGAACAATCGCCTGATAATTGCCGGCTCCTATTCCGGTCAGGTCCTGCGTAAATGAACCGTTGGACCACTGATAGGTATAGCCAGGCGTGCCTCCGGTAACACTCGTCTGAACCCTACCATCCATTCCACCATTACACTTCACATCTACAGGGAGGGCATCTATGGTCAGAATTTCTGGCTGGTTGATCGTTGTTTGTCCCTGTATGGCACATCCGTTGGAATCCGTTACGGAGACCGAATATATCCCTGCCACAAGGCTTCCAATATTGACTTGCGTCGCGCCTGTTGACCAGTCATACGCATAAGGGGGAGTCCCGCCACCAACCAATGCAGTTGCCGAACCGCTGGCCTCACCAAAACACTTTACATCTTCGGGCGACATGGTGATGACCAATGGAAGCGGATCATCCAGAAAAACAGAAGCGCTATCTACACATCCATTTACATCGCCGACGATCACCTGATAGGTGCCCTCCCCCAACCCGTTGACAGACGGCGTATTGGGCAAAGCGCCATTGTTCCAGCTATAAGTGTACGGCGCTGTACCACCTGAAAAACTGACAACGGCAAACCCATTCGTGCTGCCAAAACACAGCGGTACACCAAACGAATCTATCGCAGCGATCAGGGCCTCTGGCTCACTGATTACAACATCCAGCGAAGTGGTACATTGTCCGTCATCAACCGTTGCGGTATAAGTTCCTGCTACCAGCCCCGTGATGGCCGGACCATTTCCCCCGGTATTCCAGGTGAATGTATAATTTCCTGTACCGCCGGTGGCGACTACCTGTGCTGCCCCATTATTCAAACCAAAACAGGAGACATCGGTAATCACTCCCGGTGTCAGTGCGGGGGCGGCCTCATCGACCAGGGTTACAGAGGTTGTATCAGCGCAATTGTTCTGATCTGTGACAATCACGGTATAAGTTCCCGCGTCCAAAGCAGAAATGGACGCACCAGACTGCACAGGATTCGTTTGCCAGAGATAGGTGAATGCGCCGGTTCCACCTGTCGCAATCGCAGAGGCCGTTCCGTTATCATCGGAACAGGTTTCATTGGCAAAGGAAGTCTGTATGGAAATAGCCGCAGGCTCATTTACCACATAAAAAGCTGTAGCCGAACAACCGTTTTGATCGGTTACCAAAAGATTATAGGTGCCGGCGGGCAAATTATTAATAGAAGCGCTATTAAGCGCCGGATTATTGTTCCACAAATAATCATATCCCCCGACTCCGCCAGTTGCAACGACAGCAGCACTGCCATTGCTCAGCCCAAAACAGGTGGCATTGCTCCCACTGGTGGAAAGTGTCATAACAGCGGGTTCGTTGATCACCGTTGAAACGGTTGACTCACACCCATTTGCATCGCGGATCGTGGTGGAATAAGTACCGGCAACCAATCCGCTAAAGGTATGAATGACGGAAAAACCTGCACCATTGGGGCCATACAAATAAGGAGCCGTACCCCCGGTACCCGTAAGCGTAAAACTCCCGGTGCTATTTCCGTTACAGTCAACGTTTGCCAGTGAAGTGATGGTGCCATTCAGCGGAAGAGGTTCACTAATAGACACAGTTGTGGTTCCTATACATCCATTGCCATCGCGGATAAAAAAGCCCGGCGTTCCCGCTGCAAGGCCGGTAAATGTACCTGAAGTCTGCCAGATGATCCCATCTGCAGAATATTCGAAACCTCCATTTCCCCCCGTGCCCAGTAAGGTGACCGAGCCGGTATTACTGCCATTGCAATCTACATGAGTGATGGAAGCAATCGTGGCACTGATGGGGGCAGGCTCAGTTATCGTAAAAGGAATCGTTGCCTCACAATTATTGCCATCACGTACGGTAAAAGTATAGGTGCCTGCCATAAGCCCGGAGAAAGCATTCCCCGAACTAAAATTCACCCCATCTACCGAATATTGCCACGCACCGGTGCCACCCGAACCAAACCCTACCACACTGCCGGTAGCGGCTCCGGGACAGTCTGCAGGGGTGGTCGCAAAAATATTCGCAAATAGTTCAACCGGCTCAGTAAGCGTAGTCTGGATAAATGCCGGACAACTATTAACATCGGTAACTGTCACCACATAATTTCCGGCAGAAAGACCAGTGAAGTTCCCGGTGGGAAAAAAATTAGTGTTATCTGTGGAAAACTGATAGGGTGCGGTACCGCCACTGGCACTTACAGTGAAAGCACCGTTGTTTGCGCCATAGCATAACAGATTGGTCTGGGAAGTCAGCGTTACTGTCGGTGCATTTATCGCAGAAACTGTTGTCACGATCTGTGTTTCACAGCTATTCCCATCCCGAATGGTCACCGTATAAATACCAGGAGCAAGATTTGAAAATGTACCCGTTGGTATAAAGTTTATCCCGTCAATCGAGTACTGATACCCAAATCCCCCTCCGGTTGCGGAAACAGAAAACGATCCGGTTGGCAACAGACAATCCGAATCAAAACTTTCACTGATAAGCGCAGTCAATGGGCCGGGCTGCGTAATCGTGACGGAAGAATTGGTAATACAATTGTTGGCATCACGGACGGATACGGGATAAAAACCTGCCGGAAGATTATTAAAGACACCCGTTGGCTGATAATTAACTCCGTCAGCGGAGAATTCATACCCTCCGGATCCTCCCGAGGCTGAAAGCGTAAATGCACCGGAAGTATCGCCAAAACATACAGGGTTGGTTTGTGAAATGACGGAGATCAACAAAGCCGGAGGTGCCGTCACCAATACCTGAGCGGTATCAGCACAACTGTTGACATCGGAGACAATCACAGAATAGTTCCCAGCAGAAAGATTATTTACCACCGGGGTAATTCCCACTGCGGGCGTCCAGGCATAACTATAGCCAGGCGTTCCACCCGAAACCGTAGCGGTAACAGAACCATCACTGGCGTTACTACAGGTAATATTGGTAGCAACAAGAGAAACTGCTGGTTTGGGTAAGACGGTAATACTCACCGTCTCCACATCGGAGCCGCACAAATTACTGACCGCAAGTGAGTACGTTGTGCTCGCCGGTGGCGAAGCAATCGGGTTCGCAACGGTTGCATTGCTCAACCCCGCAGCTGGTGTCCAGGTAAATGTCGAATTTGCCAGGTTTGTACCGCTGGCATTCAGCGGTATCGTACTTCCGGCACAAATTGCCAATGCGGGAAACTGATTGAGAGATGGCGGCTGAGAAACAATTACCGGTACGTTGGCGCTGTACACACAGGTAGGCGTGGTTACGGTCAGTGCGTAATTGGTATTTACAGCAGGACTGGCCACTGGCGCCGCGATATTCGGATTGCTTAAGCCCGTTGCCGGCGTCCATAAATAAGTAGCTGAGGAAGGGGCCACATTAAAAGTCAGAGAAGCATTCAGCGCAACGGAATTTCCCAGGCAAATGGAAGGGCTGGCAGGGGTAACCGCAAGGTTGGCTTCTGAAATAATATTTACAGTTGCGGAGGACACACACACCCCTTCGGTATAAGTCACGGTATATGTCCCCGGACCGGAAACGGTAGCTAGCGGACTCGCGATATTGGGGTTGGAAAGCCCCGTAGCAGGCGTCCAGCTAAAGGCACCATTTCCCGGCGAACCATTCACCGAAGCCGCCAGTTGGACAGATTGATTTACCCCCGGGCAAACCGTTGTATCAGAAGCCGTTACAGAAACATTATCCTGAACATAGATCAGATATCCCACTACCTGCTGACCAAAAACCGGGCAGGCATTGTCAGCGACGGTTACCGTAAAGGAATGCGTACCCACATCTGCTGTGGTTGTTGGCCAGGAAAATGTAGCGGTGAGGGGGTTGGTACCTGACATGGTCAATGTAGCGCCGGGAATAGTGGAAGCCAGGTTTGTCAGCCCAGACAATTGGTCAACGGCATTATTATCTGTAGCGGTAATGGAAAAACTCAGCGTATTTCCTGCACAAACGGTAAAGGTGTGGCCGTTGAGGTTTCCCCCGCTGATAGCGGCGGGAGGGTTTAAAACCGGCGGATCATTCAGACAGTTGATCACCACAATCTGAAGGTCGCGCATGGTGGTACCGATGAGTACCCCATTGCGGTATTGTTTTACCAGCACCGTGACGATGCTCTGCTGGGTACTCCCTGGAGTAAAGGACAGCTGCCCCGAAGCAGGGTCAAACCCGAAACTATTGGGGGGCGTGGTACTGATCGGATAAGAAGGCGAAAACGGTGAATAATACAATACTTGAGTGGGCACGCCTAACGTCAATTCGAGCGGATTGATCAGTTCATAAGCGAGGGAATCTCCATCAGGGTCGACCGCACCGTTGTTGTACAAAATTGGTTCACCTGCACATACATAAGGTGTTGGAATAGAAGTAAATACAGGTGAGCTGTTGCAGTTAGCTGCAAGATTGTTGAGTGTTGCTTCGACGTAGGTTTCAGTACCGCCGGAAATAGAGGTAATCGGTGCATTGGTAATGGCACTGTTGCGGCAACATTGCGACCAGCTAAAAACCCAGTCACTGCAACTGGCCGGAAGCGTTATGACTCCGGTATAAATATACTGCTCTACTCCGGGCAGGAATCCGCCCTGACAGGCACTGTTGGGTTTTTGGGCAGGGCAAAGCGGAGATATATCAACCGCGCTGACCTGATTTACTGTCAGGGTAGTATTTACCCCGCAAGACACAGAGCGAATACCGATGGAGTACGTCGGCTGTGTGGTAATCCCGGCACAATCCCGATAAAATGCCAGGGTAATCTGGTATTGATTTCCCCCCAGACACTGGTAGGTCAGGTCAACCCCCATCGCATGAGTCGCATAAGATTTTTGGACAGGGAAAAGGGAAAAAAGTACAATAGAGAAAAATAGAGGCAACAGGAAACGAAGACCAGAGGTTTGCATAGGGAGGTTTCGGTAATTTGGAATGAGTTTCTATCCTCTAACGCAAATCATCAGGAATTCCGTATGTTTGAAAGGTTCTGTATTTTTAAAAAATCAACATTACAGAAGCTTCAAGCCGGAACACCACATTAATCCTAAAGCCTTGAAATACCTCACCCGTACCATCTGGATTCTTTCGCTGGTCAGCCTTTTTACCGATACCGCCAGTGAAATGCTCTACCCTATCATGCCCGTTTACCTGGAAAGTATTGGCTTTTCGGTTGTGCTTATCGGTATTCTGGAAGGGGTTGCAGAAGCAATAGCGGGCCTGAGCAAAGGCTATTTTGGAAAATACTCCGATAATATAGGCCGGCGCGCGCCTTTTGTTCAGGTTGGCTATATGCTCAGTACCATCTCCAAGCCGATGATGGCGCTGTTTGTCTTTCCCCTCTGGATATTTTTTGCCCGTACCATCGACCGCTTTGGAAAAGGAATCCGCACCGGGGCGCGGGATGCATTACTCTCAGACGAAGCCACGCCCGAAACCAAAGGCAAAGTGTTTGGATTTCACCGATCCATGGATACGTTTGGAGCAGTATTGGGGCCACTTCTGGCATTGGTGTACTTATATTTCTATCCGGAAGATTACAAGACCTTGTTTTATATCGCCTTTATTCCCGGGCTACTGGCTGTTCTTTCTTCTCTGCTGATAAAAGACAAATCGCCTAAACCCAAAAACGATGTAAAACCTACGGGAATTTTTTCATTTATCTTTTACTGGAAAGAAAGCCCGGCTATTTACCGAAAGGTTGTGTTCGGCTTATTGGTTTTTACGCTGTTTAACAGTTCTGATATGTTTTTGCTGCTCAAAGCCAAACAGTCGGGGCTTGATGATACGATGGTCATTGGGTTGTATATTTTCTACAACCTGATCTACGCGCTTTTTGCTTTTCCGCTGGGAGTACTCGCCGACAAGATTGGGCTCAAAACGATCTATATTACCGGACTGGGCCTGTTTGCGATTGTTTATATGGGTATGGCACTGAGTTCAAATACGTATGTGTACTTCGGCTTATTTTTCCTCTACGGCATCTATTCGGCAGCTACAGAAGGGATTTCCAAAGCCTGGATTACCAATATCAGCGACAAAAAGGACACTGCCACGGCTATTGGCACTTATGTCGGATTTCAGAGTATATGTACGATGCTTGCGAGTTCGCTCACCGGTGTGATCTGGTATCAGTTTGGCGTATCGGCGGCATTTTTAGCTTCCTCTTTGGTAACGGTTGGAGTGATGTTGTATTTTGGGTTGGGAATAGATCGAGTACCGGGGAAAGGAAATTAGACATTTTTACCTATCGTAACCGCGGTTACGGTAACCACGGTTACGGAAAAAATGTATATTTACAGCATGAAGTTTTATAACCGTGAATCAGAACTCCAACTCTTGCAAAAGATCAGGAATCAAAGCCGTAGCCAGTCACACATGACTGTGTTAACCGGTAGACGACGGATTGGAAAAACCCGCCTCATCGTGGAAAGCATGGAGCAAAGCCCCTTTCTGTATTTTTTTATTTCCAGAAAAGAAGAACGACTTCTATGTGAAGAATTTACCGAACAAATACGAAACGTACTAAACATCACGATATATGGAGAGATATGGCAATTTAAGGATCTCTTTGACTTGCTTATCAATCACGCAGCTCAAACACCTTTTACACTCGTCATAGATGAGTTTCAGGAATTTTTTCGAATAAATCCTAGCATTTATGGTGATATACAGCGAATGTGGGATTTGAATAAAGATCGCACATTCATGAACCTGATTCTAAGTGGTTCTGTTTATTCGCTGATGCAAAAAATATTCAAAAATATGAAAGAACCGCTTTTTGGCAGGGCAAATGAGCTTCTTTACATCAAACCTTTTTCTGTAAAAACCTTAGCCGGGATTCTCAATGAACATTCTCCCGATTTTTCGCCCCGCGATTTGCTGACCTTTTATATGCTCACCGGAGGAGTTCCGCGGTACGTAGAGATTTTTGTAGATAAACAAATATTGTCCCATGAATCCATGCTCAACGAAATTTTTAGAGAAAATTCACTTTTCCTGGAAGAAGGCAAAAACCTTCTGATTGAAGAATTTGGCAAAGAATATACAGTTTATTTTTCCATTCTTGCACTTATCGCCTCCTCTAAAACTTCTCGTGTTGAGATACAATCGGTCCTGCAAAAAGATATTGGCGGATACCTCGATCGCCTTGAAAATGAATACCGGATCATCCAACGTGTCCAACCCATTTTCGATAAGCCCGGGAGTCGCACAGTCAAATATTATA
The Bacteroidia bacterium DNA segment above includes these coding regions:
- a CDS encoding gliding motility-associated C-terminal domain-containing protein: MQTSGLRFLLPLFFSIVLFSLFPVQKSYATHAMGVDLTYQCLGGNQYQITLAFYRDCAGITTQPTYSIGIRSVSCGVNTTLTVNQVSAVDISPLCPAQKPNSACQGGFLPGVEQYIYTGVITLPASCSDWVFSWSQCCRNSAITNAPITSISGGTETYVEATLNNLAANCNSSPVFTSIPTPYVCAGEPILYNNGAVDPDGDSLAYELINPLELTLGVPTQVLYYSPFSPSYPISTTPPNSFGFDPASGQLSFTPGSTQQSIVTVLVKQYRNGVLIGTTMRDLQIVVINCLNDPPVLNPPAAISGGNLNGHTFTVCAGNTLSFSITATDNNAVDQLSGLTNLASTIPGATLTMSGTNPLTATFSWPTTTADVGTHSFTVTVADNACPVFGQQVVGYLIYVQDNVSVTASDTTVCPGVNQSVQLAASVNGSPGNGAFSWTPATGLSNPNIASPLATVSGPGTYTVTYTEGVCVSSATVNIISEANLAVTPASPSICLGNSVALNASLTFNVAPSSATYLWTPATGLSNPNIAAPVASPAVNTNYALTVTTPTCVYSANVPVIVSQPPSLNQFPALAICAGSTIPLNASGTNLANSTFTWTPAAGLSNATVANPIASPPASTTYSLAVSNLCGSDVETVSITVLPKPAVSLVATNITCSNASDGSVTATVSGGTPGYSYAWTPAVGITPVVNNLSAGNYSVIVSDVNSCADTAQVLVTAPPALLISVISQTNPVCFGDTSGAFTLSASGGSGGYEFSADGVNYQPTGVFNNLPAGFYPVSVRDANNCITNSSVTITQPGPLTALISESFDSDCLLPTGSFSVSATGGGFGYQYSIDGINFIPTGTFSNLAPGIYTVTIRDGNSCETQIVTTVSAINAPTVTLTSQTNLLCYGANNGAFTVSASGGTAPYQFSTDNTNFFPTGNFTGLSAGNYVVTVTDVNSCPAFIQTTLTEPVELFANIFATTPADCPGAATGSVVGFGSGGTGAWQYSVDGVNFSSGNAFSGLMAGTYTFTVRDGNNCEATIPFTITEPAPISATIASITHVDCNGSNTGSVTLLGTGGNGGFEYSADGIIWQTSGTFTGLAAGTPGFFIRDGNGCIGTTTVSISEPLPLNGTITSLANVDCNGNSTGSFTLTGTGGTAPYLYGPNGAGFSVIHTFSGLVAGTYSTTIRDANGCESTVSTVINEPAVMTLSTSGSNATCFGLSNGSAAVVATGGVGGYDYLWNNNPALNSASINNLPAGTYNLLVTDQNGCSATAFYVVNEPAAISIQTSFANETCSDDNGTASAIATGGTGAFTYLWQTNPVQSGASISALDAGTYTVIVTDQNNCADTTSVTLVDEAAPALTPGVITDVSCFGLNNGAAQVVATGGTGNYTFTWNTGGNGPAITGLVAGTYTATVDDGQCTTSLDVVISEPEALIAAIDSFGVPLCFGSTNGFAVVSFSGGTAPYTYSWNNGALPNTPSVNGLGEGTYQVIVGDVNGCVDSASVFLDDPLPLVITMSPEDVKCFGEASGSATALVGGGTPPYAYDWSTGATQVNIGSLVAGIYSVSVTDSNGCAIQGQTTINQPEILTIDALPVDVKCNGGMDGRVQTSVTGGTPGYTYQWSNGSFTQDLTGIGAGNYQAIVRDTNGCEAVVSAIVGQPDPIEVEVVETEAAYCLEANGSALVNASGGFPVFTYQWQTQPPQEGPLATGLAGDQNYTVVVTDANGCATSLAVAIAAEAPAIADFVTNIPTDKPILLSQGMIRFVNQSQYSVAYEWIFGDQSGIISNLENPSHLYTEPGIYTVKLTAYDPRFSCPDTATLTFEVVPDGVIFIPNAFTPNGDGNNDVFYLVGEGLVSMELNIFDRWGTKVRTLNSLSDGWDGYNNQGLAVQEGVYVYALNAVLNNGTQISRGGTITLIR
- a CDS encoding MFS transporter gives rise to the protein MKYLTRTIWILSLVSLFTDTASEMLYPIMPVYLESIGFSVVLIGILEGVAEAIAGLSKGYFGKYSDNIGRRAPFVQVGYMLSTISKPMMALFVFPLWIFFARTIDRFGKGIRTGARDALLSDEATPETKGKVFGFHRSMDTFGAVLGPLLALVYLYFYPEDYKTLFYIAFIPGLLAVLSSLLIKDKSPKPKNDVKPTGIFSFIFYWKESPAIYRKVVFGLLVFTLFNSSDMFLLLKAKQSGLDDTMVIGLYIFYNLIYALFAFPLGVLADKIGLKTIYITGLGLFAIVYMGMALSSNTYVYFGLFFLYGIYSAATEGISKAWITNISDKKDTATAIGTYVGFQSICTMLASSLTGVIWYQFGVSAAFLASSLVTVGVMLYFGLGIDRVPGKGN
- a CDS encoding ATP-binding protein, which produces MKFYNRESELQLLQKIRNQSRSQSHMTVLTGRRRIGKTRLIVESMEQSPFLYFFISRKEERLLCEEFTEQIRNVLNITIYGEIWQFKDLFDLLINHAAQTPFTLVIDEFQEFFRINPSIYGDIQRMWDLNKDRTFMNLILSGSVYSLMQKIFKNMKEPLFGRANELLYIKPFSVKTLAGILNEHSPDFSPRDLLTFYMLTGGVPRYVEIFVDKQILSHESMLNEIFRENSLFLEEGKNLLIEEFGKEYTVYFSILALIASSKTSRVEIQSVLQKDIGGYLDRLENEYRIIQRVQPIFDKPGSRTVKYYIFDNFLAFWFRFLYKHSTTVEIGNFDYLRRITDRDFPTFSGPFLEKYFHEKLAATGLYSSIGRYWEKGNLNEIDIVAINEMEKTVLIGEVKLNKKQFSKEQLQLKSSQILRKLAGYEIRYRGFSLEDM